One stretch of Pradoshia sp. D12 DNA includes these proteins:
- a CDS encoding ABC transporter substrate-binding protein: MKWKSLLASIAVISTIALAGCGSDEKSSGEGEKNGEGKQYTVGISQFVEHPSLDEATKGFKKALEDSGLSIKYDEQNAQGELNNNQTIATNLVSEKVDLIFANATPSAQTAANVTKDIPIVFTSVTDPVGAKLVSSMEAPDKNVTGTTDTHPEAIPNTVKLIKEMGYTKIGTIYNAGEQNSEVQVKTVEDEAKKNGVSVEKVSVANTSEVKQAADSLVGRVDAIYIITDNTVVSALESVIQVAEKESIPLFVGELDSVKRGGFAAYGFNYYDIGYQAGEQAVQLLKGEKEVKDLPVEAPNDLKLVINKSAAEKMKIDLTKIKEEAEFLE; the protein is encoded by the coding sequence ATGAAATGGAAAAGTTTATTGGCAAGTATAGCTGTAATATCAACCATTGCACTTGCAGGCTGTGGTTCGGATGAAAAATCGTCCGGCGAAGGTGAGAAAAATGGAGAAGGAAAACAGTATACAGTAGGGATTTCTCAATTTGTTGAACATCCATCGCTTGATGAGGCCACAAAGGGCTTTAAAAAGGCTCTTGAGGATTCTGGGTTGTCCATTAAATATGATGAACAGAATGCTCAGGGGGAGTTAAATAATAATCAAACGATTGCTACTAATTTAGTGAGTGAAAAAGTCGATTTAATCTTTGCTAATGCTACTCCAAGTGCTCAAACTGCAGCCAATGTTACAAAGGATATACCGATTGTATTTACATCTGTTACAGATCCAGTAGGGGCAAAATTGGTATCCAGCATGGAAGCACCGGATAAAAATGTGACGGGAACAACAGATACTCACCCTGAAGCGATCCCTAATACAGTGAAGTTGATAAAAGAAATGGGCTATACGAAAATAGGAACGATTTATAATGCCGGTGAGCAAAATTCGGAGGTTCAGGTCAAAACTGTTGAAGATGAAGCAAAGAAAAATGGAGTGTCTGTTGAAAAGGTTTCTGTTGCAAACACTTCTGAAGTAAAGCAAGCTGCAGATTCTTTGGTGGGTAGAGTAGATGCTATTTATATCATTACAGATAATACAGTTGTATCCGCACTCGAGTCTGTGATCCAGGTTGCAGAAAAAGAAAGTATTCCTTTATTTGTTGGAGAATTGGATTCAGTCAAAAGAGGTGGCTTTGCAGCATATGGCTTCAATTATTATGATATCGGCTATCAGGCGGGGGAACAAGCTGTGCAATTACTGAAGGGTGAAAAAGAGGTGAAGGACTTGCCTGTTGAAGCACCGAATGATTTGAAATTAGTTATTAATAAATCAGCCGCTGAAAAAATGAAGATAGATCTTACTAAAATTAAAGAGGAAGCTGAATTTCTGGAATAA
- a CDS encoding ABC transporter ATP-binding protein, giving the protein MLQLSQILKVFNEGSPDEKMALNQINLELKQGDFVTVIGSNGAGKSTLMNLISGKILPDSGKIILNGTDLTYAGEHRRARKIGRVFQDPLAGTAPTMTIEENLAIAYARTKRAGLSFGVTNKRRLFFKEKLEELHLGLENRLSAKVGLLSGGERQALSLLMATFTEPDILLLDEHTAALDPSRAQLITELTKKIVKEHKLTTLMVTHNMQQALDLGNRLIMMDSGEIIYEADQNSKQTLTIDQLLNEFQKLKRNTQISDRSLLG; this is encoded by the coding sequence TTGCTGCAACTAAGTCAGATATTAAAAGTGTTTAATGAAGGCTCTCCTGATGAAAAAATGGCATTAAATCAGATTAATCTTGAATTGAAGCAAGGGGATTTTGTGACGGTAATTGGAAGTAATGGAGCGGGTAAATCCACACTTATGAATTTAATTTCAGGGAAAATCCTGCCCGATTCAGGAAAAATCATCCTTAACGGAACCGATTTGACGTATGCGGGGGAACACCGCCGTGCCCGAAAAATAGGAAGGGTCTTTCAGGATCCGCTGGCAGGTACTGCTCCGACGATGACAATCGAAGAAAACCTGGCCATTGCCTATGCAAGAACAAAAAGAGCAGGGCTCAGTTTCGGAGTTACAAATAAGCGCAGACTGTTTTTTAAAGAAAAACTAGAGGAGCTTCATTTAGGTTTGGAGAACCGATTATCTGCGAAGGTCGGCTTGTTATCAGGAGGGGAAAGACAGGCGCTATCCTTATTAATGGCTACTTTTACAGAGCCGGATATACTCCTCCTTGATGAGCATACTGCAGCACTCGATCCATCACGGGCTCAGCTTATAACCGAGCTTACGAAAAAAATCGTAAAAGAACATAAATTGACAACCTTAATGGTAACCCACAATATGCAGCAGGCCCTTGATTTGGGCAATCGATTAATCATGATGGATAGCGGTGAAATTATTTATGAAGCAGATCAAAACTCTAAACAAACGTTAACCATTGATCAGTTATTGAATGAATTCCAAAAACTAAAACGGAATACGCAAATTTCTGATAGGAGCTTGTTGGGATAA
- a CDS encoding AzlD domain-containing protein, producing the protein MTASSFILILGMALVTYIPRMLPFVLFKEMKLSPFWEGFLQNIPYATLGALIFPGVLFIQENIWIGLIGGMSAIILSLLGANVMLVVVGSISILTVLSIFL; encoded by the coding sequence ATGACGGCATCTAGTTTTATACTTATATTAGGGATGGCCCTCGTTACATACATACCAAGAATGCTGCCTTTTGTTTTGTTTAAAGAAATGAAGCTCTCTCCATTTTGGGAAGGTTTTTTACAAAACATCCCCTATGCAACGCTGGGTGCATTGATTTTTCCTGGTGTGCTTTTTATACAGGAAAACATTTGGATAGGATTAATCGGTGGGATGTCAGCTATCATTCTTTCTTTGCTTGGAGCCAATGTCATGCTTGTAGTGGTGGGATCGATTAGTATTTTAACAGTCTTGTCTATCTTTTTATAA
- a CDS encoding fatty acid--CoA ligase family protein yields the protein MNLSTQLLETAEKFKTKPAYIFMDQETSYAELNAAVTRFADGLQSLGVNKGDNVALLLGNSPHFIIGLYGLMRLGATAIPINPTYTPDEIAYILKNGDVKAVITLDLLIPMFDKMRKILPDINHVIVCPSGTGPDELPQNLSISDKMKPFTDILKIATGQFSAPKVEEDDTALILYTSGTTGKPKGAMLTHKNLYSNARDVADYLQINEDDRVITVLPMFHVFCLTVSLNAPLINGGTLIILPKFSPQEVFRVAEKYEVTLFAGVPTMFNYLLQYPEANQDSFKTLRFCISGGSAMPVALLTNFEKKFNVIVSEGYGLSEASPVTCFNPIDRPRKPGSIGKSIIHVENKVVNELGEEVPAGEVGELIVKGPNVMKGYYKMPEETAATIKDGWLYTGDLARADDEEYFYIVDRKKDMVIVGGFNVYPREVEEVLFAHPEVSEVAVIGAPDPNLGEVIRCFVVSKSLDLTEEQLINYCHEHLAKYKVPTSIEFMEELPKNTTGKILRRALRNTVLQQTK from the coding sequence ATGAATTTATCAACCCAACTTCTAGAAACGGCAGAAAAGTTTAAAACAAAACCAGCTTATATTTTTATGGATCAGGAAACGAGTTATGCTGAATTGAATGCAGCTGTTACACGGTTTGCTGATGGTCTTCAGAGTTTAGGGGTAAACAAAGGAGATAATGTTGCTCTATTATTGGGTAATTCACCGCATTTCATAATTGGTTTATATGGATTAATGAGATTGGGTGCAACGGCTATCCCGATTAATCCAACGTATACACCAGATGAAATAGCCTACATATTGAAAAATGGTGATGTAAAAGCAGTAATCACATTGGATTTGCTGATTCCTATGTTTGATAAGATGAGAAAGATACTGCCAGATATTAATCATGTGATTGTTTGTCCGTCCGGTACAGGACCAGATGAATTGCCTCAGAACCTATCTATCAGCGACAAAATGAAACCGTTTACAGATATACTCAAAATTGCTACCGGACAATTTTCTGCCCCGAAAGTGGAGGAAGATGACACCGCCCTTATTTTGTACACCTCAGGGACGACCGGTAAACCAAAGGGTGCTATGCTTACGCATAAAAATCTCTATAGTAATGCCCGGGATGTAGCAGATTACTTACAGATCAATGAAGATGACCGTGTTATTACGGTGCTGCCAATGTTCCATGTATTTTGTTTAACGGTTTCTTTAAATGCGCCACTAATAAATGGAGGTACATTAATCATCCTGCCTAAATTCAGTCCACAAGAAGTGTTCAGAGTGGCCGAGAAATATGAAGTAACCCTTTTCGCAGGTGTGCCTACTATGTTCAATTATCTATTGCAATATCCCGAGGCTAATCAAGATAGCTTTAAAACTCTCAGGTTCTGTATTTCCGGAGGTTCAGCTATGCCGGTTGCGTTATTAACAAATTTCGAGAAGAAATTTAATGTTATTGTGTCAGAGGGATATGGTCTTTCAGAAGCATCTCCAGTTACCTGTTTTAACCCAATTGATCGCCCTAGAAAGCCTGGCTCTATTGGAAAATCCATCATTCATGTTGAGAATAAAGTCGTAAATGAATTGGGTGAAGAGGTTCCAGCGGGTGAAGTTGGGGAATTGATTGTTAAAGGTCCAAATGTCATGAAGGGCTATTATAAAATGCCAGAAGAAACTGCAGCTACCATTAAGGATGGTTGGTTATATACTGGTGACTTAGCTCGTGCAGATGATGAAGAATATTTTTATATTGTTGATCGGAAAAAAGACATGGTTATTGTCGGTGGCTTTAATGTTTATCCTAGGGAAGTTGAAGAAGTTTTATTTGCACACCCCGAAGTATCGGAGGTAGCTGTAATAGGGGCTCCGGATCCGAATCTTGGAGAAGTCATCCGATGTTTTGTAGTATCCAAAAGCCTAGATTTAACGGAAGAGCAATTAATCAACTATTGCCATGAGCATTTAGCAAAATATAAAGTACCTACATCGATTGAATTTATGGAGGAGCTTCCTAAAAATACGACAGGTAAGATTTTACGCAGAGCTTTAAGAAATACTGTGCTGCAGCAAACAAAATAG
- a CDS encoding AzlC family ABC transporter permease — protein MEVQVAERSVSDFKEGIQAGISIAIGYFPIALTFGLLAKSSGLTFGEALAMSILVYAGASQYTALNLLSLGTGVIGIIVATFILNIRHLLMATSIQLKSVNDPLWKKIIYSFGITDETFSVASFKKGKITAGYMFGLGGIAYVSWVLCTGVGYLFGASLPHALQESMSIALYAMFIALLMPALAKSRKILLLAGMGAIFNTILSVTGLLSTGWSIIVATLLSAFLVEWMYTLIGKRRTSE, from the coding sequence ATGGAGGTGCAGGTTGCCGAGCGCAGTGTATCGGATTTTAAGGAGGGGATTCAGGCAGGAATCAGTATTGCGATAGGATATTTTCCAATCGCGCTAACATTTGGTCTGCTTGCCAAATCATCGGGACTAACATTTGGGGAAGCCTTAGCTATGAGTATATTGGTATATGCAGGTGCTTCTCAGTACACAGCATTAAATTTGCTGTCACTCGGTACAGGTGTAATTGGTATTATTGTCGCTACATTTATTTTAAATATACGGCATTTATTAATGGCGACATCCATTCAGTTAAAATCTGTGAATGATCCTTTATGGAAAAAGATTATTTATTCATTTGGTATTACAGATGAAACGTTTTCGGTCGCATCCTTTAAAAAGGGGAAAATAACAGCGGGCTATATGTTCGGCCTTGGAGGAATTGCTTATGTAAGCTGGGTTCTCTGTACGGGAGTTGGTTATTTGTTCGGAGCCAGTTTGCCCCATGCCTTACAGGAAAGTATGAGTATTGCCCTCTATGCGATGTTTATTGCTCTGTTAATGCCAGCATTGGCGAAAAGCCGTAAAATCCTCCTCCTTGCTGGTATGGGAGCAATCTTTAACACAATATTATCTGTAACGGGTCTTTTATCCACCGGCTGGTCAATTATTGTGGCAACGCTTTTATCAGCCTTTCTGGTTGAATGGATGTATACGTTGATTGGCAAAAGGAGGACAAGTGAATGA
- a CDS encoding SDR family oxidoreductase — MTFLHGKIALVTGASGSRDIGTAICRKLASQGADIFFTYWKAEQEWPEIFFNEIQTNGVRCKSMEIDLSDANAASETIKRISEELGVPSILINNAAHSTRDGYLNLDAKTLDDHYAVNMRTTFLLCTEFARCFKNAGYKSGRIINMTSGQDLGAMPDELAYAATKGAISAFTRSLSAELASLGITVNAVNPGPTDSTWMTDEIREHLLPKFPMGRIGVPEDVARMIGFLASQEGEWITGQIIHSEGGFIRG, encoded by the coding sequence ATGACTTTTTTGCATGGGAAAATAGCTTTAGTAACAGGTGCGAGTGGTTCAAGGGATATTGGGACGGCCATTTGCAGAAAACTAGCTTCACAGGGAGCTGATATATTTTTTACATACTGGAAAGCAGAACAAGAATGGCCTGAAATCTTTTTTAATGAAATACAAACTAACGGAGTCCGTTGCAAAAGCATGGAAATTGACCTGTCAGATGCAAATGCAGCCTCCGAAACAATTAAGCGTATTTCAGAGGAATTAGGTGTACCTTCCATATTGATTAATAATGCAGCCCATTCAACAAGAGATGGGTATCTAAATCTGGACGCTAAAACTTTGGATGACCATTATGCCGTTAATATGAGGACTACTTTTCTGTTATGTACAGAATTTGCTCGATGTTTTAAGAATGCTGGATATAAATCAGGCAGAATTATTAATATGACATCAGGTCAGGACTTGGGTGCGATGCCTGACGAATTAGCTTATGCAGCCACAAAAGGAGCTATTTCAGCGTTCACTCGGTCATTGTCCGCTGAACTGGCATCATTAGGAATTACAGTCAATGCTGTAAACCCTGGTCCTACTGATTCAACATGGATGACAGATGAGATTCGGGAACATCTTTTACCTAAGTTTCCAATGGGACGTATAGGTGTACCTGAAGATGTAGCCCGTATGATTGGCTTCCTTGCTTCTCAAGAAGGAGAGTGGATAACCGGTCAGATTATACATTCAGAGGGAGGATTTATACGAGGTTGA
- a CDS encoding ABC transporter permease: MFASVFGSVEAGIIYSIMALGVYLSFRILNFPDMTVDGSFVTGAAVASILITGGTSPILATFSAIFVGFFVGIITGLLHTKGKINPLLSGILMMIALYSINLRILGKPNVSLLSEDTIFTQLGTWWASLGIDNWIASLFTNIGLEGYIPHTWSIVLPMILFVIVGKMLLDAFLKTEIGLAIRGTGDNEQMVRSFSVHTDMTKMLGLGIANALVALSGAFVAQYIGSADVGMGIGMIVIGLASVIIGEAVFGSKSIARATLAVIGGAILYRLVVAFALKVEFLEAGDMKLITAVIVIIALLIPKWIDSTKKSRKRRNRMKELNAETVKPSINENGGEQLAATKSDIKSV; this comes from the coding sequence GTGTTTGCATCTGTTTTTGGTTCGGTGGAAGCCGGCATTATTTATAGCATTATGGCCTTAGGTGTTTACTTATCATTTCGAATTCTTAACTTTCCTGATATGACAGTGGACGGAAGCTTTGTAACAGGGGCGGCCGTCGCTTCCATTTTAATTACAGGCGGAACAAGTCCTATCCTTGCTACATTTTCGGCGATATTTGTAGGGTTCTTTGTAGGAATAATTACGGGGTTACTGCACACAAAAGGGAAGATTAATCCACTGTTATCGGGAATTTTAATGATGATTGCCTTATATTCTATTAATCTAAGAATTCTAGGTAAGCCAAATGTATCCTTATTATCAGAGGATACAATTTTTACTCAGCTTGGTACATGGTGGGCGAGTCTTGGAATTGATAACTGGATTGCATCACTTTTCACAAACATTGGATTAGAAGGCTATATTCCGCATACATGGTCCATTGTATTGCCGATGATTTTATTTGTTATCGTAGGCAAGATGTTACTGGATGCATTTTTGAAAACAGAAATAGGCCTTGCCATTCGAGGAACTGGAGATAATGAGCAAATGGTGCGCAGCTTTTCGGTTCATACAGATATGACGAAAATGCTGGGACTTGGAATCGCCAATGCGCTGGTCGCTTTATCAGGAGCTTTTGTCGCACAGTATATTGGGTCTGCTGATGTCGGAATGGGGATTGGAATGATCGTCATTGGGCTTGCATCCGTTATTATCGGGGAAGCAGTCTTCGGTTCTAAATCCATTGCCAGAGCGACCTTAGCGGTTATTGGCGGAGCGATTTTATATCGATTGGTTGTAGCCTTTGCGCTTAAAGTGGAGTTTCTTGAAGCGGGAGATATGAAACTAATTACGGCTGTAATTGTTATTATTGCTTTGCTTATTCCAAAATGGATAGACAGTACGAAAAAATCCCGGAAAAGACGCAATCGAATGAAAGAATTGAATGCAGAAACGGTTAAACCTAGTATAAATGAGAATGGAGGAGAGCAGCTTGCTGCAACTAAGTCAGATATTAAAAGTGTTTAA